In Sphingomonas panacisoli, one genomic interval encodes:
- a CDS encoding Y-family DNA polymerase, translating to MRRVASVFLPQLPIERLRRDTAHKPPETVASFEPPVDDDPGACSVPRGGHWRPGARWAQPTPRAAHRLPPHREMGRRSEAATHPFRTMQADDGARRGGALPEVDGGVGLLVLAYRQGQREIVYAANGEALAAGLTPGLPVTQARALFAGLEVLPANLEADRAVLDRLAIHAVRHWTPIAAVASPDSLVLDVSGTTHLFGGEKRFARRLVAFLHRIGLTACVAIADTAGAAHALARFSGRTVTIAPPGGTTEAIAPLPIAALRFDEPALVAAKRFGFEHVVDLLPLPRGPLARRLSRAAIERLDQAIGRVAEPIESVVPFEAPAAERRLLEPIGTPEAIGQVMSDLAGDLARELRTQGLGARQVVLRLVRIDGTEQEVVVGLARATRDPRHLARLLQLRLEQIAPGMGIEGGRLVAARAEPLGAEALGAMLAGEDAASDMAPLMDQLAGRIGHRALFKTSLIESDVPERAVAQVPPLSQPVGWPAWRRPARLLHRPEPLAAVIALLPDQPPRRFAWRGTVHDVVAGDGPERIHGEWWRRDGEVWAVRDYYRVEDKEGRRFWVFRRGDGVEPETGDLSWWMHGAFG from the coding sequence ATGCGCAGGGTCGCCTCGGTCTTCCTGCCACAGCTGCCGATCGAGCGGCTGCGGCGGGACACCGCGCACAAGCCGCCTGAAACGGTCGCTTCATTCGAGCCTCCGGTCGATGACGATCCCGGCGCCTGCTCGGTGCCGCGGGGTGGTCATTGGCGGCCCGGCGCACGGTGGGCGCAGCCGACGCCGCGGGCCGCGCACCGGCTGCCGCCGCATCGCGAAATGGGCCGGCGGTCGGAAGCCGCCACGCATCCGTTCCGCACGATGCAAGCCGACGATGGTGCGCGGCGCGGCGGAGCCTTGCCGGAGGTCGATGGTGGCGTCGGCTTGTTGGTGCTGGCTTACCGGCAAGGCCAGCGGGAGATCGTCTACGCCGCGAACGGCGAGGCGCTGGCGGCCGGGCTGACGCCGGGCCTGCCAGTGACGCAGGCGCGTGCCTTGTTTGCCGGTCTCGAGGTGCTGCCCGCGAACCTGGAAGCCGATCGGGCTGTACTGGACAGGCTGGCGATTCATGCGGTGCGGCACTGGACGCCGATCGCGGCGGTTGCGTCTCCCGACAGTCTCGTCCTCGACGTGAGCGGAACGACGCATCTGTTCGGCGGGGAAAAACGGTTTGCTCGCCGGCTTGTCGCCTTTCTGCACCGCATCGGTCTCACTGCCTGCGTCGCGATCGCGGACACGGCGGGGGCAGCGCATGCCCTGGCGCGATTTTCCGGTCGGACGGTGACGATCGCGCCGCCGGGTGGAACGACCGAGGCGATCGCGCCGCTGCCGATCGCCGCGCTCAGGTTCGATGAGCCCGCGCTCGTCGCCGCGAAGCGGTTCGGATTCGAGCACGTCGTCGATCTCTTGCCGTTGCCGCGCGGACCGCTCGCACGACGACTGAGCCGCGCCGCCATCGAGCGGCTCGATCAGGCGATCGGTCGTGTCGCCGAGCCGATCGAGAGCGTCGTGCCGTTCGAGGCGCCGGCCGCCGAACGTCGGCTCCTCGAGCCGATCGGCACGCCCGAAGCGATCGGCCAGGTGATGAGCGATCTGGCGGGCGACCTTGCGAGGGAACTCAGGACGCAAGGGCTGGGGGCGCGGCAGGTCGTGCTCAGGCTGGTGCGGATCGACGGAACCGAACAGGAGGTAGTCGTCGGGCTGGCGCGGGCGACGCGCGATCCGCGGCATCTCGCGCGACTGCTGCAGCTTCGGCTCGAACAGATTGCGCCCGGCATGGGTATCGAAGGTGGCAGGCTCGTCGCGGCGCGCGCCGAGCCGCTCGGGGCGGAAGCCCTTGGCGCGATGCTCGCCGGCGAAGACGCGGCCAGCGATATGGCGCCCCTTATGGACCAGCTGGCGGGACGCATCGGTCATCGCGCGTTGTTCAAGACGTCGTTGATCGAGAGCGATGTCCCCGAGCGGGCGGTGGCGCAGGTGCCGCCCCTTTCGCAACCCGTCGGCTGGCCGGCGTGGCGGCGGCCGGCGCGCCTGTTGCACCGGCCGGAGCCGCTTGCTGCGGTCATCGCGTTGCTGCCCGACCAGCCGCCGCGCCGTTTTGCGTGGCGCGGTACCGTGCACGACGTGGTGGCCGGCGATGGGCCGGAGCGCATTCATGGCGAATGGTGGCGGCGCGACGGCGAAGTCTGGGCCGTGCGCGACTATTACCGCGTCGAAGACAAGGAAGGGCGCCGGTTCTGGGTGTTCCGGCGCGGCGACGGTGTCGAACCCGAGACCGGGGACTTGAGTTGGTGGATGCATGGAGCATTCGGATGA
- a CDS encoding DUF3429 family protein, which produces MTQRDPARIPATSLIFGYGPMLPLVAAAIAAWWLPPPWPDLATDLAIIWAASLLVFVGGVRRGFGFGMPGASTRVATIAMLLYFVPGTVALVLDAFGQIAAGLGFTITGFVLVGLLDPRAARYGQAPAHFARLRPPQMALGACCLAALLARLLAAG; this is translated from the coding sequence ATGACCCAACGCGACCCTGCACGCATACCCGCGACGAGCCTGATATTCGGCTACGGCCCGATGCTGCCTTTGGTGGCGGCCGCGATCGCGGCGTGGTGGCTGCCGCCGCCATGGCCCGATCTCGCGACCGACCTGGCCATTATCTGGGCTGCCTCTCTGCTCGTCTTCGTCGGCGGCGTCCGGCGCGGGTTCGGATTTGGCATGCCCGGGGCTTCGACGCGCGTGGCGACCATCGCCATGCTGCTCTATTTCGTGCCGGGCACGGTTGCGCTGGTGCTCGATGCCTTCGGGCAAATTGCGGCCGGGCTCGGGTTCACCATAACGGGTTTTGTGCTGGTCGGGCTGCTCGACCCGCGGGCCGCTCGGTACGGACAGGCGCCGGCTCATTTCGCCCGGTTGCGCCCGCCGCAAATGGCGCTCGGCGCGTGCTGCCTGGCGGCGTTGCTCGCGCGCCTGCTGGCGGCGGGCTGA
- a CDS encoding error-prone DNA polymerase, translated as MARYVELQATSHFSFLRGASSPEELFAAAALLGHTALGLTDLGTVAGMVRGWEGQKATGVRLIPGTRIVLDDGRQLLLFPTNRTAWSRMTRLLTVGKARAGKGGCDLRWVDVATHAEGLVAILLPDQPGVTLDRDLADLRDVFGRRGYLALTLRRRPDDMARVHALAAQAARAGVRAVVTGDVLYHAPEARLLQDVLTAIREGTTVDRLGYRGERHGDRHLKSPEEMERRFAAFPDAVQATADIVAACTFDLGELSYQYPHERVLEGLTAQEALERLSREAAERMFPEGVPQAHADQITHELTLIGKLNYAPYFLTVNAIVAEARRRGILCQGRGSAANSCVCFVLGITSIDPIKHELLFERFVSGERPEPPDIDVDFEHERREEIIQWIHQTYGRDRSALTAVVTRFRARGAIREVGKALGLPEDLTASLSGLVWGWSVEGVGEKQARELNLNLNDRRLRLALDLASKLIGTPRHLSQHPGGFVLTHDRLDDLVPIEPAAMADRQVIEWDKDDIDALKFMKVDVLGLGMLGCMNRAFNLLEQEKGIRVTMADLQDDDPEVYKMIQKADTLGTFQIESRAQMSMLPRMKPKQFYDLVIEVAIVRPGPIQGDMVHPYLRRREGKERPEYPKAELRAVLEKTLGVPLFQEQAMKVAIVGAGFTPAEADQLRRAMSTFKLTGGVSHFYDKLVGGMVARGYPQDFAERTFKQIEGFGSYGFPESHAASFAKIAYASCWVKHHHPDVFCAALLNAQPMGFYAPAQIVQDAQKHGVEVLPVCINKSRWDCTLEPVGNRLAVRLGFRQVRSLANLHGAAIVSARGEVPFGSVEEVWRRAGVPRAAIERLAEADAFHALSEDRRQGLWKVRGLGEAPLPLFAAADEREAEFSSEGVEESVALVPMTDGREVVEDYRTTQLSLRAHPVSFLREELTSRRMVTCAELLSIKDGRHVAVAGVILVRQKPGSAKGVLFITIEDETGVAQGIIWPDRFEKYRRVLMSSSMVSMTGRLQKEGEVVHVIVDRIDDLTPLLRQVGSMDFPHRPGRADGATHSGSPDRGDAGWVPKPAAHYHPPFAGGADPEDLIRVRSHDFH; from the coding sequence ATGGCGCGCTACGTCGAACTTCAGGCGACCAGCCATTTCTCGTTCCTGCGGGGCGCGTCCAGTCCCGAGGAACTGTTCGCGGCCGCGGCGTTGCTCGGTCATACCGCGCTCGGCCTGACCGATCTCGGCACGGTCGCGGGGATGGTCCGCGGCTGGGAAGGCCAGAAGGCGACCGGGGTACGGCTCATTCCCGGCACGCGCATCGTGCTCGACGATGGCCGGCAACTCCTGCTCTTCCCGACAAACCGCACGGCCTGGTCGCGGATGACGCGGTTGCTGACGGTCGGCAAGGCGCGCGCCGGCAAAGGCGGATGCGATCTGCGCTGGGTCGATGTGGCAACGCATGCCGAGGGGCTCGTCGCCATTTTGCTGCCGGATCAACCGGGTGTCACGCTCGATCGCGACCTTGCCGACCTGCGCGACGTGTTCGGCAGGCGGGGCTATCTTGCGCTGACGCTGCGCCGCCGCCCCGACGATATGGCGCGCGTTCATGCGCTTGCGGCTCAAGCAGCTCGGGCGGGTGTCCGGGCGGTGGTCACGGGCGATGTGCTCTATCACGCGCCCGAGGCGCGGCTGTTGCAGGACGTGCTGACCGCGATCCGCGAAGGCACGACGGTCGACCGGCTCGGGTACCGCGGCGAACGGCATGGTGATCGGCATCTGAAAAGCCCTGAGGAAATGGAGAGACGGTTCGCCGCGTTCCCCGACGCGGTGCAGGCAACCGCCGATATCGTAGCGGCCTGCACCTTCGATCTCGGCGAGCTAAGTTACCAATACCCGCACGAACGCGTGCTCGAGGGGCTGACCGCGCAAGAAGCGCTCGAGCGGCTGTCGCGCGAAGCCGCCGAGCGGATGTTTCCTGAGGGCGTACCGCAAGCCCATGCCGATCAGATCACCCATGAACTCACGCTCATCGGGAAACTTAACTATGCGCCTTACTTTCTGACCGTGAACGCGATCGTCGCCGAGGCGCGCCGCCGCGGGATTCTGTGTCAGGGGCGTGGTTCGGCAGCCAATAGCTGCGTGTGTTTCGTGCTCGGCATCACCTCGATCGATCCGATCAAGCACGAATTGCTGTTCGAGCGCTTCGTCTCGGGCGAGCGGCCCGAGCCCCCCGATATCGACGTCGACTTCGAGCACGAGCGGCGCGAGGAAATCATTCAGTGGATTCACCAGACCTACGGCCGCGACCGTTCGGCGCTGACCGCGGTCGTCACGCGATTTCGCGCGCGCGGCGCGATCCGCGAGGTCGGCAAGGCGTTGGGCCTGCCCGAAGACCTGACCGCCTCGTTGTCGGGGCTGGTCTGGGGCTGGTCGGTCGAGGGGGTCGGCGAGAAGCAGGCGAGGGAGCTCAACCTCAATCTTAACGACCGGCGGTTGCGGCTCGCGCTCGATCTCGCGAGCAAGCTGATCGGCACGCCGCGGCATCTCTCGCAGCATCCCGGCGGATTTGTCCTCACGCACGACCGGCTCGACGATCTCGTGCCCATCGAGCCGGCAGCGATGGCCGACCGTCAGGTCATCGAATGGGACAAGGACGATATCGACGCCTTGAAATTCATGAAGGTCGACGTGCTGGGCTTGGGCATGCTCGGCTGCATGAACCGCGCGTTCAACTTGCTCGAGCAGGAGAAGGGCATCCGGGTCACGATGGCCGACCTCCAGGACGACGATCCTGAGGTCTACAAGATGATCCAGAAGGCCGACACGCTCGGTACCTTCCAGATCGAAAGCCGCGCGCAGATGTCGATGCTGCCGCGCATGAAGCCCAAGCAATTCTACGATCTCGTGATCGAGGTTGCGATCGTGCGGCCCGGGCCGATCCAGGGCGATATGGTCCATCCCTATCTTCGCCGCCGCGAAGGCAAGGAGCGGCCCGAGTATCCGAAAGCCGAATTACGCGCGGTGCTCGAAAAGACGCTCGGTGTGCCGCTGTTTCAGGAACAGGCGATGAAGGTCGCGATCGTCGGCGCCGGGTTCACGCCGGCCGAGGCCGACCAGCTGCGGCGCGCCATGTCGACCTTCAAGCTGACCGGCGGGGTCAGCCATTTCTACGACAAGCTGGTCGGCGGCATGGTCGCAAGGGGCTATCCGCAGGATTTCGCCGAACGTACGTTCAAACAGATCGAGGGGTTCGGCAGCTACGGCTTCCCGGAAAGTCACGCGGCGTCGTTCGCCAAGATCGCCTACGCGTCGTGCTGGGTGAAACATCATCATCCTGACGTGTTCTGTGCCGCTTTGCTCAACGCGCAGCCGATGGGATTCTACGCGCCCGCGCAGATCGTGCAGGATGCGCAGAAGCACGGTGTGGAGGTACTGCCGGTCTGTATCAACAAGAGCCGCTGGGACTGCACGCTCGAACCTGTCGGCAATCGGCTCGCGGTGCGGCTGGGCTTTCGCCAGGTGCGATCGCTCGCCAACCTGCATGGCGCGGCGATCGTGTCGGCGCGCGGCGAGGTGCCGTTCGGGTCCGTCGAGGAAGTGTGGCGGCGGGCCGGCGTGCCGCGCGCCGCGATCGAACGGCTTGCCGAGGCCGACGCCTTCCACGCGCTCAGCGAAGACCGGCGTCAGGGGCTGTGGAAGGTGAGGGGGCTCGGTGAGGCGCCGCTGCCGCTGTTTGCGGCGGCCGACGAGCGCGAAGCCGAATTCAGCTCCGAAGGTGTGGAGGAAAGCGTCGCGCTCGTGCCGATGACCGATGGCCGCGAAGTGGTGGAGGATTATCGCACCACGCAATTGTCGTTGCGGGCGCATCCGGTGTCGTTTCTGCGTGAGGAATTGACCAGCCGGCGGATGGTCACGTGCGCCGAGCTACTGTCGATCAAGGACGGCCGCCATGTCGCGGTCGCCGGGGTCATTCTCGTCCGCCAGAAGCCCGGCAGTGCCAAGGGCGTGCTGTTCATCACCATCGAGGACGAAACCGGTGTCGCGCAGGGCATCATCTGGCCCGACCGGTTCGAGAAATATCGGCGCGTGTTGATGTCGTCGTCGATGGTCAGCATGACGGGTCGCCTGCAGAAAGAAGGCGAGGTGGTCCACGTCATCGTCGACCGCATCGACGATTTGACGCCGTTGTTGCGCCAGGTCGGATCAATGGACTTTCCGCATCGGCCGGGCAGGGCGGATGGCGCGACGCATAGCGGCAGTCCGGATCGCGGCGACGCCGGCTGGGTGCCAAAACCGGCGGCGCACTATCACCCGCCGTTCGCGGGCGGCGCCGATCCCGAAGACCTGATCAGGGTCCGAAGTCACGATTTCCATTGA
- a CDS encoding nucleotidyltransferase domain-containing protein, which translates to MEQIDLATFARDRENRTMRTDLDHLPEKQQDELRRTVTILREEFDKAIATATQPWKKNGKILKIILFGSYARDDWVDEPENGYQSDFDLLIVVSHPDLTDIANYWYVADDRILHDDAIERQVNIIVHSLDEVNQSLTRGEYFWVDIA; encoded by the coding sequence GTGGAGCAGATTGACCTTGCCACGTTCGCCCGCGACCGCGAGAATCGCACGATGCGCACCGATCTCGATCACCTTCCGGAGAAACAGCAAGACGAGCTGCGGCGAACGGTCACGATCCTACGCGAAGAATTCGACAAGGCGATCGCGACCGCGACGCAGCCGTGGAAGAAGAACGGCAAGATCCTCAAGATCATTCTGTTCGGCAGCTACGCACGCGACGATTGGGTCGATGAGCCTGAGAACGGCTATCAATCTGACTTCGATCTGCTGATCGTCGTCAGCCACCCCGATCTAACCGACATAGCCAACTACTGGTACGTCGCCGACGATCGGATTCTGCACGACGATGCGATCGAGCGGCAGGTCAATATCATCGTCCACTCACTGGACGAGGTGAACCAGTCGCTGACGCGGGGCGAATATTTCTGGGTCGATATCGCGTGA
- a CDS encoding HEPN domain-containing protein — MYELPGSALATPQALTSADAYEMASRYFSGKLADLDRWIKTAEIQLELSSDDQGFRKLAAFNLHQATETAYACYLLTRTLYFPRSHNIKFLRSISEDKNGRLISAWQRSNREERRRFELLKRAYVEARYSDQYEISESDLSWLADSVLRLRDAVEAICRERLSELRTAAGLQSPMT; from the coding sequence TTGTACGAGTTGCCCGGAAGTGCACTGGCGACGCCGCAGGCGCTGACCTCGGCGGACGCGTATGAAATGGCGTCGCGGTATTTCAGCGGCAAGCTGGCCGACTTGGATCGCTGGATAAAGACCGCAGAAATTCAACTAGAGCTTTCCAGCGACGACCAGGGGTTTCGAAAGCTGGCAGCCTTCAACCTACATCAGGCAACCGAGACCGCATACGCTTGCTACTTGCTGACGCGGACACTCTACTTTCCGCGATCCCACAATATCAAATTCTTGAGATCCATTTCTGAAGACAAAAATGGGCGCCTCATAAGCGCTTGGCAGCGATCAAATCGCGAAGAAAGACGTCGGTTTGAGCTGCTGAAACGCGCCTACGTCGAGGCACGGTACTCGGATCAGTATGAGATTTCAGAAAGCGATCTGTCTTGGCTCGCAGACAGTGTCTTGCGCCTTCGGGACGCGGTAGAGGCGATTTGTCGAGAACGGCTTTCCGAATTGCGAACCGCTGCGGGTCTACAGTCGCCTATGACGTAG
- a CDS encoding group I truncated hemoglobin: MLSIILAAAAAVQTVPPGEEPVERYTQSNANAGAKPFSGDEMLKAFHGRDGINRIVDDLVDHLVVDKRIADIFKAQDVVRLRRTLKEQFCFILNGGCDYSGRTMKEAHKDLGIQSADVGALVENLQAAMRKEGVPWFAQNRFLAKLAPMKRDTVER; this comes from the coding sequence ATGCTGTCCATAATTCTCGCCGCCGCCGCCGCTGTTCAGACTGTCCCTCCAGGTGAGGAGCCGGTCGAGCGCTACACCCAGTCCAACGCCAATGCCGGTGCCAAGCCGTTTTCCGGGGACGAAATGCTCAAGGCATTTCACGGACGCGACGGCATCAATCGCATCGTAGATGATCTCGTCGATCACCTCGTTGTCGATAAGCGGATCGCCGACATCTTCAAGGCACAGGACGTCGTCCGCCTTCGCCGCACGCTCAAGGAGCAGTTCTGCTTCATCCTCAACGGTGGCTGCGACTATAGCGGCCGAACGATGAAGGAAGCGCACAAGGATTTGGGCATCCAGAGCGCGGACGTTGGAGCGCTCGTCGAAAATCTGCAGGCTGCAATGCGCAAGGAAGGCGTGCCCTGGTTCGCGCAGAACCGCTTCCTTGCCAAGCTCGCACCGATGAAACGCGACACCGTCGAGCGCTAG
- a CDS encoding DUF3034 family protein encodes MRTVKTYAVTIAIALLAAASSAHADEMRSGGKLVLTGGVTSVEGAAGGGLATWAVITGNETDAGIGASVNITDVPLTDFNLTAIGGKIGWRDRVEVSFQHITFDTRKAGAALGLGRNFRFDQNVIGAKVRIIGDAVYDQDRILPQIAIGVQYKLANQGAIIRAVGGRQSRGTDFYVAATKVVLSKSLVLDATMRLTKANQFGLLGFGGDKVDRYRPQFEGSAAVLLTPRLVIGAEYRSKPDNLGFAREQGGYDLFAAWSLMRNITLTAAYTDLGDIATFRSQRGAFLSLQGGF; translated from the coding sequence ATGCGGACAGTCAAGACTTACGCCGTGACAATTGCGATCGCCCTTCTCGCGGCGGCCTCGTCGGCGCATGCAGACGAAATGCGCTCTGGCGGCAAGCTTGTGCTAACCGGCGGCGTCACCAGCGTCGAGGGCGCGGCCGGCGGCGGCCTTGCCACCTGGGCGGTCATCACCGGCAATGAAACGGATGCCGGGATCGGTGCCAGCGTCAACATCACCGACGTTCCACTGACGGACTTCAACCTCACCGCGATCGGGGGGAAGATTGGATGGCGTGACCGCGTCGAGGTGTCCTTCCAGCATATAACTTTCGATACACGAAAGGCTGGCGCGGCGTTGGGGCTCGGCCGTAACTTCCGGTTCGACCAGAACGTTATCGGTGCGAAGGTGCGGATCATCGGCGATGCAGTTTACGATCAGGACCGCATTCTGCCCCAGATCGCGATCGGCGTTCAGTACAAGCTAGCCAATCAAGGCGCGATCATCCGCGCGGTCGGTGGCCGTCAGTCGCGCGGCACCGATTTCTACGTTGCGGCGACCAAGGTGGTTCTGTCGAAGAGCTTGGTGCTCGACGCCACGATGCGCCTTACCAAGGCCAATCAGTTTGGCCTGCTTGGCTTCGGCGGCGACAAGGTGGATCGATATCGTCCGCAATTTGAAGGATCCGCGGCTGTGCTATTGACGCCCCGGCTGGTGATCGGCGCGGAATATCGGTCCAAGCCCGACAATCTCGGCTTCGCACGCGAACAGGGAGGCTATGATCTGTTTGCGGCGTGGTCGCTCATGCGCAACATCACCTTGACTGCGGCCTATACCGACCTTGGCGATATCGCTACTTTCCGCAGCCAGCGCGGCGCATTTTTGTCCCTACAGGGCGGCTTTTGA
- a CDS encoding methylamine utilization protein, whose amino-acid sequence MIEMARPPAGPIKFPWPYVMAQQNIAFVPHVLIVPVGATVSFPNRDKVRHHVYSFSGAKKFDMKLYGRDETRAVTFDKEGVVTLGCNIHDAMSAFIIVVDTPFAAQTDTSGRVTIANVPVGAATIRVWYPSARAPENMLTQPAAVTATGLDATYTIRPR is encoded by the coding sequence ATGATCGAGATGGCCCGCCCACCGGCAGGACCGATTAAGTTTCCCTGGCCCTATGTCATGGCGCAGCAGAACATCGCGTTCGTACCGCATGTGCTGATCGTCCCGGTCGGCGCCACGGTATCGTTCCCCAACCGCGACAAGGTCCGTCATCACGTCTACTCGTTTTCTGGCGCCAAAAAATTCGACATGAAGCTTTATGGTCGCGACGAAACGCGCGCCGTGACCTTCGACAAAGAGGGTGTCGTAACCCTTGGCTGCAATATCCATGACGCGATGAGTGCTTTCATCATCGTCGTCGATACGCCGTTCGCGGCGCAGACCGATACCAGCGGGCGCGTGACCATCGCCAACGTGCCGGTGGGTGCGGCGACGATCCGCGTCTGGTATCCTTCGGCCCGCGCCCCAGAAAACATGCTGACGCAACCGGCGGCGGTGACCGCCACAGGCCTGGACGCGACTTACACAATCCGGCCGCGGTGA
- a CDS encoding putative bifunctional diguanylate cyclase/phosphodiesterase translates to MALFAVALMVVAVSAQVMILAHAQSSVRAELATSGSVYDRIWALRARSLAGSASVLARDFGFRTAVASGDRATIDSAVATLRDRAEVANAFVVDQAGDVIGDGPPALQKAVARLPTELPAGRTSAVIVADGQAYRVIVSPIMAPTEIGWVVFTVPLDQVEMTALEHLSAIPLTATMLRRDASGRWASADGRVSGNPALDQLVAGSIGNSAKTPATIDLPQGDAFVLVKPLGGRGPSPEAALMLSYPQARALASYRSLQIGIALAGVFGLFLVLLGSRRLARSIARPIASLDAAAKSLEEGARTEVEVAGADEIGRLAESFNVMSAGIIEREHRITHLAFHDSLTGLPNRTFFRQQLEADLGRSGKLGERVAVLCFDLDGFKGVNDTLGHPVGDALLRHVGQRLTGIASDGIVSRLGGDEFAIILNLRDTDDDRPRALSQDIIDDMRKPLSVDGHQIATGVSIGVAISPGDGNDPDTLLKNADLALYRAKQDGRGVFRFFEPALDAAARKRRQLELDLRQALQAGQFRLNYQPIFDLKADRIGGFEALLRWEHPTRGNIPPIEFISVAEDTGLIVAIGEWVMQEACRQAAQWPEHVRVAVNVSPLQFRSTGFSNVIFQALSRSGSRRLG, encoded by the coding sequence ATGGCGCTGTTCGCCGTCGCGCTGATGGTCGTCGCTGTGTCCGCGCAAGTCATGATCCTGGCGCATGCGCAAAGCTCTGTGCGCGCGGAATTGGCTACCAGCGGCTCTGTGTACGATCGTATCTGGGCACTGCGCGCTCGCTCCCTTGCCGGTTCGGCGAGCGTGCTGGCGCGCGATTTCGGCTTCCGCACGGCCGTGGCAAGCGGCGACCGCGCGACAATAGACTCCGCAGTCGCGACCCTTCGCGATCGTGCCGAGGTCGCCAATGCCTTTGTCGTCGATCAAGCTGGCGACGTGATCGGCGATGGCCCGCCCGCCCTGCAAAAGGCAGTCGCGCGCCTGCCGACCGAATTACCGGCGGGCCGGACCTCGGCGGTAATCGTCGCCGACGGCCAAGCGTACCGCGTTATCGTTTCACCCATCATGGCGCCCACCGAAATCGGCTGGGTCGTTTTCACAGTGCCGCTCGATCAGGTCGAGATGACGGCGCTTGAACATCTTTCGGCCATCCCGCTGACCGCGACCATGTTGCGCCGCGACGCGAGTGGCCGCTGGGCGTCGGCCGATGGCCGCGTGTCAGGTAATCCCGCGCTCGACCAGCTCGTGGCCGGAAGCATAGGGAACTCGGCGAAAACGCCCGCAACGATCGACCTGCCGCAGGGTGACGCGTTCGTCCTGGTCAAGCCGCTCGGCGGCCGCGGGCCGAGCCCGGAAGCAGCGCTGATGCTCAGTTATCCGCAAGCGCGCGCACTTGCATCGTATCGCTCGCTGCAAATCGGCATCGCGCTCGCCGGCGTGTTCGGACTCTTTCTCGTGCTGCTCGGCTCGCGTCGCCTCGCACGCTCAATTGCGCGCCCAATCGCGTCGCTCGATGCCGCGGCAAAGTCACTTGAAGAGGGCGCGCGCACGGAGGTGGAAGTTGCCGGTGCGGACGAAATCGGCCGCCTTGCCGAGAGCTTCAACGTCATGTCCGCCGGGATCATAGAACGCGAGCATCGCATTACCCACCTGGCTTTCCACGACTCTCTGACCGGACTCCCGAACCGCACTTTTTTCCGTCAGCAACTAGAAGCCGATCTCGGCCGGTCTGGCAAACTAGGCGAGCGCGTTGCCGTGCTGTGCTTCGATCTCGATGGGTTTAAGGGCGTCAACGATACGCTGGGCCATCCTGTCGGCGACGCTCTGCTGCGGCACGTCGGTCAACGGCTGACGGGAATTGCGAGCGATGGCATCGTGTCGCGGCTTGGCGGCGACGAGTTTGCGATCATCCTCAACCTGCGTGACACTGACGACGACCGACCCCGTGCGCTTTCGCAGGACATCATCGATGACATGAGAAAGCCGCTGTCGGTCGACGGTCACCAGATCGCGACGGGCGTCAGCATCGGCGTAGCCATCAGCCCGGGCGATGGCAACGACCCCGATACGCTGCTCAAGAACGCGGACCTCGCACTCTATCGCGCCAAGCAGGACGGACGCGGTGTATTTCGGTTCTTCGAACCCGCGCTTGACGCAGCCGCCCGTAAGCGCCGACAACTGGAACTTGACCTCAGGCAAGCGCTCCAAGCCGGTCAGTTCCGGCTCAACTACCAGCCCATCTTTGACTTAAAAGCCGATCGCATCGGTGGTTTCGAAGCGTTGCTGCGCTGGGAGCACCCAACCCGCGGTAATATCCCGCCAATCGAATTCATCTCAGTCGCGGAGGATACCGGTCTGATCGTCGCGATCGGCGAATGGGTAATGCAGGAGGCCTGTCGCCAGGCAGCGCAATGGCCAGAGCATGTCAGGGTCGCAGTGAACGTCTCGCCACTTCAGTTCCGCAGCACGGGCTTCTCGAACGTCATCTTCCAAGCGTTGTCACGCAGTGGCTCACGCCGGCTCGGCTAG
- a CDS encoding EAL domain-containing protein: MARACQGRSERLATSVPQHGLLERHLPSVVTQWLTPARLEVEITESIFLEDAGSVVTLLHQLRAMGVRIALDDFGTGYSSLSYLRSFPFDKIKIDKSFVDAVVNDDSSAAIIRAIVDMATALHMETTAEGVEDTAQLDRLRGQGCSSIQGYLFSRPVEGNKVGELLDHKGRLAA, encoded by the coding sequence ATGGCCAGAGCATGTCAGGGTCGCAGTGAACGTCTCGCCACTTCAGTTCCGCAGCACGGGCTTCTCGAACGTCATCTTCCAAGCGTTGTCACGCAGTGGCTCACGCCGGCTCGGCTAGAAGTGGAGATAACGGAGTCGATCTTTCTCGAAGACGCTGGATCGGTGGTGACGCTGCTACACCAGCTTCGCGCAATGGGAGTCCGCATTGCGCTCGACGATTTCGGCACAGGCTATTCGTCTTTGAGTTATCTTCGCAGCTTCCCGTTCGACAAGATCAAGATCGACAAGTCGTTCGTCGATGCGGTGGTGAATGACGACAGCTCGGCGGCGATCATCAGGGCGATCGTCGATATGGCGACAGCACTACATATGGAAACGACGGCGGAAGGCGTCGAAGATACGGCGCAGCTTGATCGCCTGCGGGGTCAGGGATGCAGCAGTATTCAAGGTTATCTCTTCAGCCGCCCAGTCGAAGGCAACAAAGTCGGCGAACTGCTGGATCACAAGGGAAGACTAGCTGCTTAG